One Vicinamibacteria bacterium genomic window carries:
- a CDS encoding tetratricopeptide repeat protein has protein sequence MALNKDRIFKAADNYIRKNRIDRAIAEYETWLRENPKDWNIIRTVGDLYARINRNDEAIKKYSIVAGHYRRDGFNVRAIATYKMVLRLDANNEAAMRNLAELQAEEGLLMEAKHHYNTLVEFYNKQGHKRLAAEIFKKLTEIDPQDLKIRYRYADFLTKAGRTTEAAQEYVGIADQLIGQAQVDDAIKILEQGLVRAANEPSLKVKLAQAFSLKGRHDQAVETLEGLRMSLPDDGSLLAILGEAYLASGNVDDAEGVFKQLIDLEPKNPANVLRLVDLRLAQGALDSALEELSPLVDSRVADGEGKEATGLLQKILGKDPHHINTLLKLAEVQTILKQESARIAAYDSLCEAYGRAGEFEKAVQVAEKLVEIDPESAQHKDRLKFLKSKIGRPAPEAPSVVEPQPVDEEVDLPDFSGLEQLSTQIPEFGEANEPVESDEAARAVNTSPALFDLGEVVELTQEDEENIKEKLTEAEVFVRYGLVEKAVDQLLDVLESFRFHIESRAKLIEIYVEHGMTHQAAEQLLNLADVYERLERPEEARSARGRASQLNPDLAARDAPHVAATSAGLALDDEIELTLSDEEDSDFDDGIEIDSDRPYSAEESSIDELPASVDDALVDETAVDFSMDDLSADPDAFGIEVDSAGQDLSEDRPEIGDEIGVEAEGFEVSIDETDSGPDELAPVEAETAGEHDLSESEVDVDLDVSSADIPFVIEEAPGAEAEPTLQKDDVPEAPVAEEFSVDLGDEDEVEVEIPDTVALPEADDETLPEHRPVARLDDTSSELAEHDSDVEVDVTAIEDAIEIPDWGEPEPFESPSQPAAARLPASAVEASPIASELTEVDEYIALGLYEDARDTLKELLRQHPDDASVLSKIEEVGFSVEQIAREASERRPLAIGDIAEAADSGARADEIPGPSEQAFPLEEEPSAVSGIESLLDATVPADLAPARGSSDDGDFIDLASELSDEIFGTHVAVEDEEIEPEGPLTDPGLDQIFREFRKGVEKQLGTEDYDTRYNLGIAYKEMGLLDEAIAEFQLAAKDEVRGLECYSMLGLCFMEKGMPEIAIKWFSKGLDIPNRREEEYHGLRYDLAQAFEAASEPERALTLYLEIFKENASFRDVKDRLRELQAAQK, from the coding sequence ATGGCGCTGAACAAGGATCGTATCTTCAAAGCCGCCGACAACTACATCCGCAAGAACCGCATCGACCGGGCCATCGCGGAGTACGAAACCTGGCTGAGGGAGAACCCCAAGGACTGGAACATCATTCGAACCGTCGGCGACCTCTATGCCCGCATCAATAGAAACGACGAGGCGATAAAGAAGTACTCGATCGTTGCCGGTCACTACCGACGCGACGGCTTCAACGTTCGCGCCATCGCGACTTACAAGATGGTTCTCCGCCTAGACGCCAACAACGAGGCGGCGATGCGCAATCTCGCCGAGCTCCAGGCGGAAGAGGGCCTCCTGATGGAGGCCAAGCACCACTACAATACGCTCGTCGAGTTCTACAACAAGCAGGGACACAAGCGCCTCGCCGCGGAGATCTTCAAGAAGCTCACCGAAATCGATCCCCAGGATTTGAAGATCCGGTATCGCTATGCCGACTTCCTGACCAAGGCGGGAAGGACCACCGAGGCGGCCCAAGAGTACGTCGGGATCGCCGACCAGTTGATCGGTCAGGCTCAGGTCGATGACGCGATCAAGATTCTCGAACAGGGGCTCGTTCGCGCCGCGAACGAACCCTCACTGAAAGTGAAGCTCGCCCAGGCTTTCTCCTTGAAGGGAAGACACGATCAAGCGGTGGAAACGCTCGAAGGCTTGAGAATGTCCCTCCCCGACGACGGGAGCCTTCTCGCAATCCTGGGAGAGGCCTACCTGGCTTCGGGCAACGTGGACGATGCCGAGGGAGTCTTCAAGCAGCTCATCGACCTCGAGCCCAAGAACCCGGCAAACGTCCTCCGGCTGGTCGACCTTCGACTGGCTCAAGGAGCGCTCGACAGCGCGCTCGAAGAGCTGTCCCCTCTCGTGGATTCGCGGGTCGCGGATGGTGAAGGCAAGGAGGCCACCGGCCTGCTTCAAAAGATACTCGGCAAGGACCCGCATCACATCAATACCCTGCTGAAACTTGCCGAAGTGCAGACGATCCTGAAGCAGGAGTCGGCCCGTATCGCGGCATACGACAGCCTCTGCGAGGCCTACGGTCGTGCCGGAGAGTTCGAGAAGGCCGTTCAGGTTGCCGAGAAGCTCGTCGAGATCGACCCCGAGAGCGCCCAGCACAAGGACCGGCTCAAGTTTCTCAAGTCGAAGATCGGCCGCCCTGCCCCCGAGGCTCCATCGGTCGTCGAGCCGCAACCGGTCGACGAGGAAGTGGACCTGCCAGACTTCAGCGGCCTCGAGCAGTTGTCCACGCAGATTCCCGAGTTCGGCGAGGCCAACGAGCCGGTCGAATCAGACGAAGCGGCCAGAGCGGTCAACACCTCCCCGGCGCTCTTCGATCTGGGGGAGGTGGTCGAGCTCACGCAGGAGGACGAGGAGAACATCAAAGAGAAACTAACCGAGGCCGAGGTGTTCGTTCGTTACGGTCTCGTGGAGAAGGCGGTCGACCAGCTTCTCGATGTCCTCGAGAGTTTCCGATTTCATATCGAATCCCGCGCGAAACTCATCGAGATCTACGTCGAGCACGGAATGACGCATCAGGCTGCCGAACAACTTCTCAATCTCGCCGATGTCTACGAAAGGCTCGAGCGGCCGGAAGAGGCTCGATCCGCGAGGGGGCGCGCCTCTCAGCTGAATCCGGATCTGGCAGCGCGAGACGCACCGCACGTCGCGGCAACGAGCGCCGGGCTTGCTCTCGATGACGAGATCGAGCTCACTCTTTCCGACGAAGAGGATTCGGATTTCGATGACGGCATCGAGATCGACTCGGACCGTCCTTATTCCGCTGAAGAGTCATCCATCGACGAGTTGCCTGCATCGGTCGACGATGCTCTGGTCGACGAGACAGCGGTCGATTTCTCGATGGACGATCTATCGGCCGATCCCGATGCATTCGGGATCGAGGTTGATTCTGCCGGACAGGATCTCTCCGAAGATCGCCCCGAGATTGGAGACGAAATCGGTGTCGAGGCCGAAGGGTTCGAGGTCTCGATCGACGAGACCGATTCCGGCCCCGATGAGTTGGCGCCGGTGGAAGCGGAGACGGCGGGCGAGCACGATCTGAGTGAATCGGAGGTCGATGTCGACCTCGATGTTTCCTCTGCCGACATTCCGTTCGTCATCGAGGAAGCGCCCGGTGCCGAAGCCGAGCCCACCCTTCAGAAGGACGACGTTCCCGAAGCTCCAGTGGCGGAAGAGTTTTCTGTGGATCTTGGCGATGAGGACGAAGTGGAAGTCGAGATTCCGGATACGGTGGCGCTTCCCGAGGCGGACGACGAGACGCTTCCCGAACACCGGCCGGTTGCGAGGCTCGATGATACCTCGTCAGAGTTAGCAGAGCATGATTCCGATGTCGAGGTGGACGTCACCGCGATCGAAGATGCCATCGAAATCCCTGACTGGGGAGAGCCCGAGCCGTTCGAGTCTCCGTCTCAACCTGCCGCGGCGCGCTTGCCCGCGTCGGCGGTCGAAGCGAGCCCGATCGCAAGCGAGCTCACCGAGGTGGACGAGTACATCGCGCTCGGCTTGTACGAAGACGCTCGGGACACGCTCAAGGAGCTACTGAGACAACACCCGGACGACGCGAGCGTGCTTTCGAAGATCGAGGAGGTTGGCTTTTCCGTCGAGCAGATCGCCCGGGAGGCTTCCGAACGTCGCCCGCTGGCAATCGGAGATATCGCCGAAGCGGCGGATTCCGGCGCGCGCGCCGATGAAATCCCGGGACCCTCGGAGCAGGCATTTCCTTTGGAGGAAGAACCTTCCGCGGTTTCCGGGATCGAATCGCTGCTCGATGCGACCGTGCCAGCAGATCTCGCGCCCGCGCGAGGCAGCAGCGACGACGGAGATTTCATCGACCTCGCGTCGGAGCTGTCGGACGAGATATTTGGCACCCATGTGGCGGTCGAGGATGAGGAAATCGAGCCCGAAGGACCGCTCACCGACCCCGGGCTCGACCAGATCTTTCGCGAGTTCAGGAAAGGTGTCGAAAAGCAGCTCGGCACCGAGGACTACGATACCCGATACAACCTGGGAATCGCCTACAAGGAGATGGGATTGCTCGATGAGGCCATCGCCGAGTTTCAGCTCGCGGCGAAAGACGAGGTCCGAGGTCTCGAATGCTACAGCATGCTCGGTCTGTGCTTCATGGAAAAAGGGATGCCGGAGATCGCGATCAAGTGGTTCTCCAAAGGCCTCGACATACCGAATCGAAGGGAAGAGGAGTATCACGGGCTGCGCTACGATCTCGCGCAAGCGTTCGAGGCGGCGAGCGAGCCCGAGCGCGCACTCACGCTGTACTTGGAGATATTCAAAGAGAACGCCTCCTTTCGCGACGTCAAGGACCGTCTCCGTGAGCTTCAGGCCGCGCAGAAGTGA